A window of the Salvelinus alpinus chromosome 25, SLU_Salpinus.1, whole genome shotgun sequence genome harbors these coding sequences:
- the enpp4 gene encoding bis(5'-adenosyl)-triphosphatase enpp4 — translation MLVLLYFLFTFASLAASVGQTGSGKRCDAGAAAPIPVLLVSFDGFRADYLQRFTLPNLMLLYSQGVLVEQITNVFITKTFPNHYSLVTGLYAESHGVIASNMYDHVTQKHFTIFNDTDPFWWNEAEPLWVTALDCGYKTGVAMWPGSDVPIRNRTATHFMPYNPSVTFSQRLANVTHWLTGGQGKGEGPVSFAALYWEEPDRTGHMYGPDNTTHIGQALKEVDDNVGLLMSELKRAGLWGHVNVIITSDHGMAQCSTDRIIRLDDCLHPNNYSVVDLTPIAAIIPNRDPKAVFSLLSGCHTHMTAYLKKDVPDRLHYRNNDRVQPIILVADEGWTIVQRGGLPRLGDHGYDNTLPSMHPFLVAVGPGFLPGYRLPLLESVDVYPIMCQLLGVPPAPNNGSLSQARCFLAGEDCVDIPLVVGLVVGVLLVLTTLTGLFKLWRPRRQSSSRPFQRLSIQDDDDDDPLLD, via the exons ATGTTAGTCCTGCTGTACTTCCTCTTTACCTTCGCTTCATTGGCTGCTTCAGTgggacagacaggaagtggaaaaagATGTGACGCGGGTGCTGCAGCCCCCATTCCGGTGCTGCTGGTGTCGTTTGATGGTTTCAGAGCTGACTACCTTCAACGGTTCACTCTACCCAACCTAATGCTGCTGTATTCGCAGGGAGTCCTGGTGGAACAAATTACTAATGTCTTCATTACCAAGACCTTCCCTAACCACTACAGCCTG GTGACAGGTCTGTATGCAGAGTCTCATGGCGTCATAGCTAGCAATATGTATGACCACGTGACTCAGAAGCACTTCACTATCTTCAACGACACCGACCCTTTCTGGTGGAACGAAGCTGAACCCCTCTGGGTCACTGCACTGGATTGTGGGTACAAGACGGGCGTGGCCATGTGGCCGGGGTCAGACGTGCCAATCAGGAACAGAACAGCGACTCACTTCATGCCCTACAACCCCTCCGTGACCTTTAGTCAACGCCTGGCCAACGTCACTCACTGGCTGACTGGG ggccAGGGTAAAGGGGAGGGGCCAGTATCGTTTGCAGCTCTGTATTGGGAGGAGCCAGACAGGACAGGTCACATGTATGGACCAGACAACACCACCCACATAGGACAGGCTCTTAAAGAG gtAGATGACAATGTGGGTCTGCTGATGTCAGAGCTGAAGCGTGCAGGGTTGTGGGGGCATGTCAATGTCATCATCACCAGTGACCATGGAATGGCTCAGTGTTCCACTGATCGCATCATCAGGCTGGATGACTGTCTGCACCCTAACAACTACTCAGTAGTAGACCTAACCCCTATCGCTGCTATCATACCCAACagag accccAAGGCTGTGTTTTCCCTACTGAGTGGTTGCCATACCCACATGACTGCCTACCTGAAGAAGGACGTTCCTGATAGGCTGCACTACAGGAACAATGACAGGGTTCAACCAATCATATTAGTCGCTGACGAGGGATGGACTATCGTACAGAGGGGAGGGCTACCACGTC TGGGAGACCACGGCTATGACAACACTCTACCCAGCATGCACCCCTTCCTGGTGGCAGTGGGCCCAGGCTTCCTTCCTGGTTACCGTCTCCCGCTGTTAGAGAGTGTTGATGTCTACCCAATAATGTGTCAGCTGCTAGGGGTTCCACCAGCACCAAACAACGGATCTCTGTCCCAGGCACGCTGCTTCCTGGCTGGGGAGGACTGTGTCGACATCCCCCTGGTGGTGGGACTGGTGGTGGGGGTACTGCTGGTTCTCACCACACTCACTG gactGTTCAAGTTGTGGAGGCCACGGCGTCAGTCATCCTCTCGTCCCTTCCAACGCCTCTCTATAcaggacgatgatgatgatgaccctCTGCTGGACTAG